The following proteins are co-located in the Tardibacter chloracetimidivorans genome:
- a CDS encoding alpha/beta hydrolase encodes MTDADVPGRDGITALPARNIPAPEALSAEARHILAMARPAAPARPLLDDADGWRRYIAARNAELGSFLAPLIPTLAADVTVLRLGEATVYQAIPHEMAGPPGQTLLHMRGGGLLLGGGEENMRFEAAAMAHRTGRTIFAIDYPVPPDHPFPAALDQCLSAYRALLEEREPASLVISGASAGGNLACALLLRAKIADHPLPSGLILMSPEVDLTESGDSFHTLMGLDTRLTFRLTDFNRLYAGDADLFDPFVSPLFGDVSAFPTTFLQSGTRDLFLSNTVRMHRKLRAAGVRAELHIWDGMPHIGFGGMTMEDQEIYVEMKKFLSRCAA; translated from the coding sequence ATGACTGATGCAGATGTTCCCGGCCGCGATGGAATCACCGCGCTGCCGGCTCGCAATATTCCAGCGCCCGAGGCGTTGAGCGCGGAAGCCCGGCACATATTGGCGATGGCCAGACCGGCGGCGCCTGCGCGGCCGCTTCTTGACGATGCGGATGGTTGGCGCCGCTATATCGCGGCCCGCAATGCCGAACTCGGCTCGTTCCTGGCCCCACTGATCCCGACGCTCGCCGCCGATGTCACGGTGCTTCGCCTGGGTGAGGCGACCGTTTATCAGGCCATTCCCCACGAAATGGCGGGACCGCCAGGACAGACATTGCTTCACATGCGTGGGGGCGGGCTGCTTCTGGGAGGAGGCGAGGAGAATATGCGGTTCGAGGCGGCTGCGATGGCGCACCGCACCGGCCGAACCATCTTCGCGATCGACTATCCGGTTCCACCGGATCATCCCTTTCCGGCTGCGCTCGACCAATGCCTCTCCGCATATCGCGCCCTTCTCGAAGAGCGGGAGCCTGCTTCCCTCGTGATTAGCGGGGCTTCGGCGGGAGGCAATCTTGCATGCGCGTTGCTGTTGCGTGCAAAGATCGCGGATCATCCGCTTCCAAGTGGACTCATCCTCATGTCACCGGAGGTGGATTTAACCGAAAGCGGCGATTCTTTCCACACTTTGATGGGGTTGGACACTCGGCTGACTTTTCGGCTGACGGACTTTAATCGTCTTTATGCAGGCGATGCGGACCTCTTCGATCCGTTTGTTTCTCCGTTGTTCGGCGACGTCTCGGCTTTTCCGACGACCTTTCTCCAATCCGGCACGCGCGATCTCTTCCTGTCCAATACGGTCCGAATGCACCGCAAATTGCGGGCAGCCGGCGTACGCGCGGAACTTCATATCTGGGATGGGATGCCGCATATCGGCTTTGGCGGCATGACAATGGAAGATCAGGAAATTTATGTCGAAATGAAAAAATTCCTGAGCCGCTGCGCCGCTTGA
- a CDS encoding LysR substrate-binding domain-containing protein, which produces MDVRQLRSFIAVAAEENIGRAAKRLNISQPPLSRQIQALERELGSILFRRTVKGVELTDVGLTMLSDAQNVIALLDRMTERAKRAQRGQLGRLDIGIFGSTILGVVPAVLERFHAEAPDVKLVVHTMTRQEQMEGLRNGRIGVGFNRFANNEPGIVVETVRREPVMVALRADHRLAERKEISFLDLANEPLILFPAGERMNFVDLVLGLFHAAGVKPVIAQEVGDAIAALSLIASGFGLALIAESATMLSASGVVYRNLDAQLPPMVDLSCLYREDNTSPIIRRFLEVVREVARGDGDHDAAR; this is translated from the coding sequence ATGGATGTGAGGCAGTTACGAAGCTTCATTGCCGTCGCGGCTGAAGAGAATATCGGGCGCGCGGCTAAGCGGCTTAATATCTCCCAGCCACCCTTGTCCCGTCAGATACAGGCGCTCGAACGCGAGCTTGGCTCAATCCTCTTCCGCAGGACAGTCAAAGGTGTAGAGTTAACCGATGTCGGCTTAACGATGCTGTCTGACGCACAAAATGTTATCGCCCTGCTGGATCGAATGACAGAACGCGCCAAGCGGGCTCAACGGGGGCAACTTGGGCGGCTGGATATCGGAATCTTCGGCTCGACGATCCTGGGAGTGGTTCCGGCCGTCCTCGAGCGATTTCATGCGGAGGCGCCTGATGTCAAGCTTGTCGTCCATACGATGACTCGGCAGGAGCAGATGGAAGGACTTCGCAATGGGCGCATCGGCGTAGGCTTTAATCGATTTGCAAATAATGAACCTGGAATTGTGGTGGAAACGGTCCGCAGGGAGCCAGTGATGGTGGCCCTGCGCGCTGACCATCGGTTGGCCGAACGCAAAGAAATTTCCTTTCTCGACCTCGCCAACGAACCGTTGATTTTATTTCCCGCCGGCGAACGGATGAATTTCGTAGATCTCGTTCTCGGTCTCTTCCACGCGGCTGGCGTGAAGCCCGTGATTGCCCAGGAGGTCGGCGACGCCATCGCTGCCCTTTCTCTTATTGCCAGCGGGTTTGGCCTGGCTTTGATCGCCGAGTCCGCCACGATGCTCTCCGCCAGCGGCGTGGTTTATCGCAACCTTGATGCGCAGCTCCCGCCGATGGTCGATCTGAGCTGCCTATATCGCGAAGACAACACATCGCCGATCATCCGTCGCTTCCTTGAGGTTGTGCGGGAGGTCGCTCGGGGCGATGGCGACCATGATGCTGCCAGGTGA
- a CDS encoding LLM class flavin-dependent oxidoreductase produces the protein MNFDWPLRFGAFMSPVHSSHEDPTVALHRDVELIQWMERHGFDEAWMGEHHSTGWEVVGSPEVFLAYAAARTERIRLGTGVISLPYHHPFNVAERLVLLDHLTRGRAILGVGPGALPYDAYLYGLETTDLRPMMEESLEVILPLLRGEAVTRKTKYWELRDARLQLSPLTRPRFEVAVTSMVSPSGSKLAGKHGLSILSLNASMSASMNFLKTNWGIAEDEAAQHGQTVDRRNWRLVCPMHIAETREQARRDVRDGLARWAWYNSKINALGIIPEGADTVDQQIEVLIENGFAVIGTPDDAAAQIARLWEHSGGFGTFLLWSHDWANREATWRSYALFGTEVAPRFRGSTAALKAAEDYALTQYAALGNQTGVAIQKATEKYHAQKQHDAAPDALRRG, from the coding sequence ATGAATTTTGATTGGCCATTGAGGTTTGGAGCGTTCATGTCTCCGGTGCATTCGTCGCACGAGGATCCGACGGTTGCGCTGCATCGGGATGTGGAGTTGATCCAGTGGATGGAGCGGCACGGGTTCGACGAGGCGTGGATGGGCGAACATCATTCGACGGGCTGGGAGGTGGTCGGCTCGCCGGAGGTGTTCCTTGCCTATGCGGCGGCGCGGACCGAGCGCATCCGGCTTGGCACCGGGGTGATTTCGCTGCCCTATCATCATCCCTTCAACGTGGCGGAGCGGCTTGTCCTGCTCGATCATCTGACGCGGGGTCGAGCGATCCTTGGGGTGGGTCCCGGGGCCTTGCCCTATGACGCCTATCTCTACGGACTGGAGACGACGGACCTGCGGCCGATGATGGAGGAGAGCCTGGAGGTGATCCTGCCGCTGCTGCGAGGCGAGGCGGTCACGCGCAAGACGAAATACTGGGAACTGCGCGACGCCAGGCTGCAGCTTTCGCCGCTGACGCGGCCGCGCTTCGAGGTCGCAGTGACATCGATGGTCTCGCCCTCTGGCTCGAAACTGGCGGGCAAACATGGACTGTCGATCCTGTCCCTGAACGCATCAATGTCGGCGTCGATGAACTTCCTGAAGACAAACTGGGGCATTGCCGAGGATGAGGCCGCGCAGCACGGCCAGACGGTCGACCGCCGCAACTGGCGGCTGGTCTGCCCGATGCACATCGCCGAGACGCGTGAACAGGCGCGCCGCGACGTGCGCGACGGTCTGGCGCGCTGGGCTTGGTACAACAGCAAGATCAACGCGCTCGGCATTATCCCTGAAGGGGCGGATACGGTCGACCAGCAGATCGAGGTGCTGATCGAGAACGGGTTTGCGGTCATCGGCACGCCTGATGACGCGGCCGCGCAGATCGCACGATTGTGGGAGCATTCGGGGGGCTTCGGCACCTTCCTGCTATGGTCGCACGACTGGGCCAACCGCGAGGCGACATGGCGCTCCTATGCGCTCTTTGGTACCGAGGTCGCGCCGCGCTTCCGCGGCAGCACCGCTGCGCTCAAGGCCGCCGAGGACTATGCCCTCACCCAATATGCCGCCCTCGGCAACCAAACCGGTGTCGCCATCCAAAAAGCAACCGAAAAATATCACGCACAAAAACAGCACGACGCTGCTCCCGATGCATTAAGGCGTGGCTGA
- a CDS encoding LLM class flavin-dependent oxidoreductase, producing the protein MKLGDALELGIFMMPSHPPERGVYESAQWDLQVIRWAEEFGYNEAWVGEHLTQRWENCPAPDYLMAQAFAQTKNIRIGAGTYLLSQHHPSQLAIRIAYLDHLSQGRLMVGVGVGVGHADFEMLNIDGANGEHRERFNECLIILQKYWNERGPWEYEGKFWKVRRIQDTDTTRHLDPFQFPHPPLGVAGAGIASPTLEMAGERGFTPLSLMFSRRQLMGQLEAIKRGAARSANPPKRSDWRVVRDIMIADTDAEAIDLVVNGFLGRMWTDYYIKTMVEHGNGNAVTDDPNLPLDQVTAEYLARNQAIVGSPDTAFEKICDMIDISGGFGKLVALTHDYSDAPEQYRRSMDLLANEVMPRVREKYKDTELPESF; encoded by the coding sequence GGCATCTTTATGATGCCCTCTCATCCGCCTGAAAGAGGAGTTTATGAGTCCGCGCAATGGGACCTTCAGGTCATTCGCTGGGCTGAAGAATTTGGCTATAACGAGGCGTGGGTGGGCGAGCATCTCACCCAGCGCTGGGAAAATTGTCCCGCCCCCGATTATTTGATGGCGCAGGCTTTCGCCCAGACGAAGAACATCCGCATTGGCGCTGGCACATATCTGCTTTCGCAGCATCATCCCTCGCAGCTTGCCATTCGCATTGCGTACCTGGACCATCTGTCTCAGGGCCGCCTCATGGTCGGTGTGGGCGTCGGCGTGGGTCATGCCGACTTCGAGATGCTCAACATCGATGGGGCTAATGGTGAGCATCGTGAGCGGTTCAATGAATGTCTCATTATTCTGCAAAAATATTGGAATGAGCGCGGCCCCTGGGAATATGAGGGCAAGTTCTGGAAGGTGCGGCGGATTCAAGACACCGATACGACCCGTCATCTCGATCCGTTTCAGTTCCCCCATCCGCCGCTCGGGGTGGCGGGAGCCGGCATTGCATCGCCGACGTTGGAAATGGCGGGCGAGCGCGGTTTTACGCCGCTCAGCCTCATGTTCAGTCGCAGACAGCTCATGGGCCAGCTCGAGGCCATAAAGCGAGGCGCGGCGCGCAGCGCAAATCCGCCGAAAAGGTCCGACTGGCGCGTCGTGCGGGATATCATGATCGCGGACACGGACGCCGAAGCCATCGATCTGGTGGTAAACGGGTTCCTGGGGAGAATGTGGACCGATTATTACATCAAGACGATGGTCGAGCATGGCAATGGCAATGCGGTGACTGACGATCCGAATCTTCCGCTTGACCAGGTGACGGCTGAATATCTGGCCAGGAATCAGGCGATTGTCGGATCGCCCGATACGGCGTTCGAGAAGATCTGCGATATGATAGATATCTCGGGAGGCTTCGGAAAATTGGTGGCGCTGACGCACGACTATTCGGATGCGCCCGAACAATATCGGCGTTCGATGGATCTGTTGGCAAACGAAGTCATGCCAAGAGTCCGCGAGAAGTACAAAGATACGGAGCTTCCTGAATCTTTTTGA